The window GTCTGACTCACCTACCCCTGTAGTTGTGATAGTTTTGCAAGAGAAAACACACACACAGAGGGAGAAGGAAGGAAGCTCACCTAACGAGTCATCTTTCTCATCCAAATAATGGTATGAATTTGGAAATATTGCTGTATTTGGCTGCAAAAACGAAAATACAAGTTGAAACTTATTGAATTTTGCTCATGCAGTAAATTTAAATTTCCCAGGAAGAGGAAAGGATTAAAACTCACTGGATTACACAAGGCTTTGTGAGGAGAGTCGTCCAATAAAAGTGTGTTTGACTCATCATATTCACCTCTCTCCCATGGAAGATCTGGTTCAGATTTATCCCATAACATTTTAAGCTTCTTCAAGATAATAGGCTTGGTCCTCCTTTTCCCGACAACAGGAAAACCTGTATCAGTGCAGTGGGATTGATCCTACATAATATTCAAGTTTGTTATACTACTTTTAAATGAATAAATGAAAAGAGGCAAACAGAAAAACAAATAAATGAGTACAaagaaaaccaaaataaaaaaaaaaggcagGATGGAAATTAGAACTTCTCCAACATAACATTTATTCTCCCAacgagaagaaaacaaaaaaacaacaaaaagtatTTATCGATCTTACTTGGCAATTAGGAAGACATTTCCATATGTTAGTTCATACATCAATCAAGTGGGTAGAGCCACAAACATTAACTATGTTCAATCAAAAGTGTTTATCGAACTAGGTTACCAGATCTTAAAATAACTATCCAAGAGAGAATGAGCCACTAGTTTGGAAACTCCATCTATCGCAATAAGGTAAAACCATAATTTCACAAGCCAAGCAGCAGACTTAATGTAGTTCTCAGGAATTCAACTAGAGCCCAGAAAGTATTAGGTTGTAGAGCATGGCAACAGAGGGAAGTTGGCACCATATGTATCCTTATGTATTTGGTTTCATTGAGGAATAAGGGCAGGGGAGAATTAATGAAAGAATACTCAGTAAGCTACGTGGCAATCATGGGGACTTGTTTTCATCCCGAACCAGCAAAATTTTCCAAGCCACTCATTTTCTTTCGCGAAGAAAAGAGTTTAGCTGTTTTATTTTCTCACACTATGAAAGGTCAATAACACATCCCATTCGTGAAGGCCCAAAACATAACCGGACATATAAAGGGAAGAGTGACCAACTGTCGTAGAATTTGAGCCTTGAAAGGGTAACTTGAAAGAACGGCAATCAAGCCTGAAAGGAAATTAAATAATTGGCCACCCCTCCACCAATTTATATCTAGAGCAGTTCGATTATTGGGTCTGGAAATGAGCGGGAAAAGGATTGAGACTCCTATTGGATTGATAATTCAGAAATCCATGCATCAGCAAACAAAAGAGATGCATATATGACAAAGTAGTGCAACAATCAAGCTTCATTATCATATCTAGTTATTTTTCTAATCACTATCTATGGATTTCAATCCCTCAGATTGGGCATGAATGAAAATCCTTcttctatagtcaaatgaagtaGAATATGTATTTGAATCCTCAAATTATCCTTTGAGATGAGAAATACAGTATGCGTGCTTAGACAAACAAGACCAATAACTCATGTGTTCTCAACTTGAGTCTGATTCTAATACCAAGGCAGGTATTCCTAGGTTCCCCCTGATATCCACATTTATGTAACCATGCATTAGTAATTCTTGGGAGAAAATCAGAAAATATAACTAATTTTCACCATGCACTTTCCCTTTTTCAAATGATATTAAAGTCCAAGAATCACCAGATTTTCTTTTAGTCCTCTGCTATGAACACCAAGAATTGAGCATTTGTACAAGCACCACATCATGAAAGAATATGAGAAGCAAGAAATTCTTACCCAACAAAAGACCAACTTGTGCTTGGCATTTCTCAGAAGAACATCTAGAACCAACTCCATATTCTTCCTGCAAAATTTTCAACAACATACACGGGACAGATATAATCATACGAGTCCACATCTCAACTACCGAATATATCCAATAAATGTACTACGGTGAGTAAGCAAAGTTTGAAGAGTACTTGATCCTTGATGACCATACACCTACATTGAATCTCTCAAAGCAGAATTGCAGAAAATCCTCCAGAAAAGGCCTTCTAAAAACTGGCACAGCAGATACAATCCAGTTAGAATAATTTCTAAAAGGAAAGTAAAACTAAAAGGTGAAATAAAAAGTTGGCCAACTCTACCTGCTTTCCCTGATACAATGATATCCGCTTTCAAATTATATGGAACATGACGAATCGGAACAATATCAGCAAGTAATCCATTTACATCAAGTACAAGAAGCTTCTTACTAGAAGGTGCATTAAGCACTCCACCCAAAGGAGGGATGATAGCCATATTTGTGATTTGAGTCTTCCCATCTACAAAAGCACTCGTTCTTGAATGAGGACTGTCTTCAGTTGCTGATTGTCTTTCCCCATTCAAGGGTTCATTTGTTGTGATCATACTATTAGTGTCATTGGAGGCCCTAAGACCACAAGACCTTGCACAATGTGAACTCTCTTTAGTAGATTCAATTTCATATGCCACATTCACAGTGGCATCTGCCTCATTTATATTCTCCTGCTCAGAATTTTCTGCTTTGGAGTCTATTGGACACTCATCCTTGATAGAAACCATTGGACTGTTGATGTTCTCTTTCTGATCatcaagttgaattatttcctttttattccaAGCTTCAGAGCATGAACTGTCACCAGGAACCTTCTCTAATAGCAGTTGTTGCACACCCGTCAACAAGGTACTGCCTCCAGTAATTACTTCTTCAGGCAAATTATCGGAGCAGTACGATAAAGACACTTGGTAGTGGTTTGAGCTGgtggtttttgttttgttttctataATTGGAAAAGAGGAGGCAGCATCCGTCATGATAGATGATAAACTGCTTGCGGGAGCACTAGAATTCTTTCTCCTCTTCCTGGAATAAGTTATCAGCACTTCCAGCCTTGGGTGTCTATGCAGATCCCTCATCTCAATTGCAGCATTATTGACCTCAACAAAATTACCATGTTCAGTAGTCAAAGTATCGCCTACATTAGAAACTGTCTCATCCCGATTTTCAACTTCAGAGACAGACTTCGACTCCAAAGTAACAAAAATATGATCCTTAGAAATGTCACTGCCGCACCTATCACTACAAGTTTCCACATCACGATCAGCACCAGTAGACTTAGAGGGATTGTTCCAATTAGTTTTTTCTGCCCCATCACATATATTCTTGGACAGACATGCCCTTATCTCACTACTGCTCATCACCAAATCTCCTTCATAGCATGTGGCAACTCCCATTTCTGAACTTATACCTTTATCTAAAGGATTCTTCCCTGTTATAGCAGCATCATTTGCCTGTTCACAAGTAGTTACATTATTTTCCGAGGCAATACACTTGCTCTCCAGAatgcttcttcttttctttaccttccatGCACTCAAGTCCGCAATGCAACTTCCTACTTTTGTACttgatttgatattttcagaAGACCAGAGATGTGAATTTTTTTCTTGACCCATGATCCTCAATGGAGCTCTTAATATGTGGTCAGCATTACCAATACAAAATACCCTCCTATTTTGCTTGTTTCTCATTCTTTTTGCCTGCCAGGGAATGAGGTCATCAACTTTTTTGTTATGATGGCCTCTGCTAAAAGCAGCTTTGCTATTCAGCTTTCTCAGTTTAGTACCACCCTTACCCTTCTCAGCATCCCAGTAGTCTGGAGCCCCAGGGGCAGGCAATGCCTGGATAACAATCCTACTGCTATGCATCCTTTTCATTCAATAGGGGATGCAACAACGTTAACAGGAAGTTCCTGCAATAAAATTAAACCAAGTTCCAATGAATAACATTGGGCTATGACTGAAGTTTAATAGTGCATTTTTGCAATAAAAGTGGAAGCATGAAACCAGCTAGAAACTTTTCCGCAAAATTCCCATGCAGTCAAGCACGTGGCTATATTACTTACAGAAGTGTCATTGTAACCCAACTCAGTAGTAGAAACAGGCATCCAAATCAGGATGGATCCCTAGTGTAAGATATGGGTTCACATGAACCCAATATCTTTTGCTTAGACTTTGTATATGTATTAAGAAATCCACTAAATATAAAATACCCATAAATATTTCACTGAGACTCCCAGTTGTTATGGTTAACTTAAGGTCGCTATAGAAACCCATAAACTGCAAATCCTGGATCCGACTCTGATCCAAATATGCAAACTGAAATACCAAAAAAAGCTAAATTTTAAAAAGTACACACTTTTAAGATTCCATAAACTCTACACTAATTATGCTCATAATCTTCCTTAATAACAACTGTTTACATTCCCCAAAAGGAAACAAAGCAATATACGCACAGTCAAATACAATTTGGTCAACGCAGGTAAGCTCAGTCTAGCTAGTTTATAGAGATTGTAATCTATACTCAAGTCTATAGAAGTCACATTTATGAATCCTACACAAATACGAGACAATGCCTATGTAGATTTAACCTAGAAAACACAAAATTGTATTAATCGAAATACTCAATCGTAAAATGAATcagagaaaatggaaaaaaaaaaaaactttttccaGTATACTTGAAGCATATGAAAGATACCTAGTTGAATCTGTTGAGCGTTGGAGAGAACTGAAAATGGAAAGtcgaattttgatttttttttgagtAAGAAGTGGAAGGACCAGAGTATTTCGGGTAAATACAGCGgggattttggtatttttaagatTGTCTTGCTCGAAAACCCGATCCATAATCATTTGGGGATTCGGATCCTTCCGACCAATCTTATCCAATTTGTGcaaatttgtttcttttttttatttttagaaaacataaaaaaaataaaataaaatggtaTAAATACAAAAAGTTTAGTATTTTGGAATAATATAAAATCCACGAgtgtaaaatttaaaatttttgataTAGCAATCTAGGCATAAAGAGTGTTTTTGGATGTGTGAGGCTCTATGAGCTGGACCCTCATGACATAAAAGTGTGTTTAGAGTGAACATCATACTCATCGAGTTGTTAGTTCTATAATATTGTATATTATGGTAGTTTGAGAGTTCTGCGTAACGTCAATTCGAGCTCAAACATTACAATTTAAAATATCCCAGGTAAGTATACAAGTTTACGTGCTTCCAACTTTGGCCTCGCCATGAATCTAATAGCATGTTTGGTCAAGtttttccaagttcaaaagttttttttttcaaatttaaagtatttggccaagcttttaagaGAGAAAAAGTATTTAtgagaagaagcagaagcagtattagagaagcagaaaaaagtagcttctacCGAGAAGTACTTTTtggagaagcacttttgagaaaaatacacttggAAGCAtattttaaaagcttggccaaacactaattgctactTAGAAGTACtacttttaaattaattaatcaaacacaaattgtttctcgccaaaagtacttttgaaaaatagcacttctcaaaataagctaatttttccaccttggccaaacgggctataaacCTTCTCAgcctgaaaataaataaaacagcaaagggccaaatataccccatctactttcgaaaatggtctaagaatacccctcgtaatactattgggttatctatacccatgcagtcatactttgggttcaaatatacccctcatttaaatggAGGGACACGTGTTATCGTCCTGTtcgtcaattctaaatatcttctaattaattaaaaagactcattaatCATACCCGAAAAGCAAATTTTTAAAgcaattattttttgtaaaaactggaaaaaactgaaattatttttactaaaaactgaaaaaaacgaaaatattctTTTTTCAGTGCtttagaaaaaattgaaaaataatttctaaaaaaatatttttgaaaaaactgaaaaaaaaaaagaagaagctgaaaatcaattttctaaagcaattttttttgtaaaaactgattttttttttttactaaaaactgaaaaaaatgaaaaaataaatttccagtttttacaaaaaaactgctttaaaaaaagcta is drawn from Nicotiana tabacum cultivar K326 chromosome 22, ASM71507v2, whole genome shotgun sequence and contains these coding sequences:
- the LOC107816241 gene encoding uncharacterized protein LOC107816241 isoform X2, yielding MKRMHSSRIVIQALPAPGAPDYWDAEKGKGGTKLRKLNSKAAFSRGHHNKKVDDLIPWQAKRMRNKQNRRVFCIGNADHILRAPLRIMGQEKNSHLWSSENIKSSTKVGSCIADLSAWKVKKRRSILESKCIASENNVTTCEQANDAAITGKNPLDKGISSEMGVATCYEGDLVMSSSEIRACLSKNICDGAEKTNWNNPSKSTGADRDVETCSDRCGSDISKDHIFVTLESKSVSEVENRDETVSNVGDTLTTEHGNFVEVNNAAIEMRDLHRHPRLEVLITYSRKRRKNSSAPASSLSSIMTDAASSFPIIENKTKTTSSNHYQVSLSYCSDNLPEEVITGGSTLLTGVQQLLLEKVPGDSSCSEAWNKKEIIQLDDQKENINSPMVSIKDECPIDSKAENSEQENINEADATVNVAYEIESTKESSHCARSCGLRASNDTNSMITTNEPLNGERQSATEDSPHSRTSAFVDGKTQITNMAIIPPLGGVLNAPSSKKLLVLDVNGLLADIVPIRHVPYNLKADIIVSGKAVFRRPFLEDFLQFCFERFNVGVWSSRIKKNMELVLDVLLRNAKHKLVFCWDQSHCTDTGFPVVGKRRTKPIILKKLKMLWDKSEPDLPWERGEYDESNTLLLDDSPHKALCNPPNTAIFPNSYHYLDEKDDSLGPGGDLRVYLEGLSMAENVQEYVESNPFGQRPITEKNVSWRYYRKVIDAATYLQESVIGMQLSALFDI
- the LOC107816241 gene encoding uncharacterized protein LOC107816241 isoform X3 → MKRMHSSRIVIQALPAPGAPDYWDAEKGKGGTKLRKLNSKAAFSRGHHNKKVDDLIPWQAKRMRNKQNRRVFCIGNADHILRAPLRIMGQEKNSHLWSSENIKSSTKVGSCIADLSAWKVKKRRSILESKCIASENNVTTCEQANDAAITGKNPLDKGISSEMGVATCYEGDLVMSSSEIRACLSKNICDGAEKTNWNNPSKSTGADRDVETCSDRCGSDISKDHIFVTLESKSVSEVENRDETVSNVGDTLTTEHGNFVEVNNAAIEMRDLHRHPRLEVLITYSRKRRKNSSAPASSLSSIMTDAASSFPIIENKTKTTSSNHYQVSLSYCSDNLPEEVITGGSTLLTGVQQLLLEKVPGDSSCSEAWNKKEIIQLDDQKENINSPMVSIKDECPIDSKAENSEQENINEADATVNVAYEIESTKESSHCARSCGLRASNDTNSMITTNEPLNGERQSATEDSPHSRTSAFVDGKTQITNMAIIPPLGGVLNAPSSKKLLVLDVNGLLADIVPIRHVPYNLKADIIVSGKAVFRRPFLEDFLQFCFERFNVGVWSSRIKKNMELVLDVLLRNAKHKLVFCWDQSHCTDTGFPVVGKRRTKPIILKKLKMLWDKSEPDLPWERGEYDESNTLLLDDSPHKALCNPPNTAIFPNSYHYLDEKDDSLGPGGDLRVYLEGLSMAENVQEYVESNPFGQRPITEKNVSWRYYRKVIDAATYLQESGTNKFSTYRCRY
- the LOC107816241 gene encoding uncharacterized protein LOC107816241 isoform X1; amino-acid sequence: MKRMHSSRIVIQALPAPGAPDYWDAEKGKGGTKLRKLNSKAAFSRGHHNKKVDDLIPWQAKRMRNKQNRRVFCIGNADHILRAPLRIMGQEKNSHLWSSENIKSSTKVGSCIADLSAWKVKKRRSILESKCIASENNVTTCEQANDAAITGKNPLDKGISSEMGVATCYEGDLVMSSSEIRACLSKNICDGAEKTNWNNPSKSTGADRDVETCSDRCGSDISKDHIFVTLESKSVSEVENRDETVSNVGDTLTTEHGNFVEVNNAAIEMRDLHRHPRLEVLITYSRKRRKNSSAPASSLSSIMTDAASSFPIIENKTKTTSSNHYQVSLSYCSDNLPEEVITGGSTLLTGVQQLLLEKVPGDSSCSEAWNKKEIIQLDDQKENINSPMVSIKDECPIDSKAENSEQENINEADATVNVAYEIESTKESSHCARSCGLRASNDTNSMITTNEPLNGERQSATEDSPHSRTSAFVDGKTQITNMAIIPPLGGVLNAPSSKKLLVLDVNGLLADIVPIRHVPYNLKADIIVSGKAVFRRPFLEDFLQFCFERFNVGVWSSRIKKNMELVLDVLLRNAKHKLVFCWDQSHCTDTGFPVVGKRRTKPIILKKLKMLWDKSEPDLPWERGEYDESNTLLLDDSPHKALCNPPNTAIFPNSYHYLDEKDDSLAGPGGDLRVYLEGLSMAENVQEYVESNPFGQRPITEKNVSWRYYRKVIDAATYLQESGTNKFSTYRCRY